In Candidatus Bathyarchaeota archaeon, a single genomic region encodes these proteins:
- a CDS encoding MBL fold metallo-hydrolase: MSVDVELKSGEIAFKWFNNYAGVTIKTPSKTVVIDPADVNPGEFTNVDVILITHEHYDHLDQAIIREVYKRTNCKVLADPTSTRRLRSVVDPDNLREVNVGEEVEFENLKIKVEKCNHPPAATPVTFLITSEDGIKIYHTADSLPFPEMRRIGEEFRPDIVFCTVGIAPGCSPKTGVEIAKLLNPKVAIPYHTASKGDLERFAELLSKEVPTVKCLLIEKGKTYKYP; the protein is encoded by the coding sequence TTGTCAGTTGATGTTGAATTAAAAAGCGGAGAAATCGCATTTAAATGGTTTAACAACTATGCGGGAGTAACCATAAAAACGCCAAGTAAAACAGTGGTGATCGACCCAGCGGATGTAAATCCTGGAGAGTTTACAAACGTAGACGTTATTCTTATAACTCATGAACATTACGACCACCTTGACCAAGCAATAATACGTGAAGTGTATAAGAGGACAAACTGCAAAGTTTTAGCAGATCCCACTTCAACTAGAAGACTTAGAAGCGTTGTTGACCCCGATAACCTTAGAGAAGTCAACGTAGGCGAAGAAGTTGAATTTGAAAACTTGAAAATTAAAGTTGAAAAGTGTAATCATCCACCAGCTGCAACGCCAGTAACATTCTTGATAACAAGTGAAGACGGAATAAAAATCTATCATACCGCCGACAGCCTACCGTTCCCGGAAATGAGGAGAATAGGCGAAGAATTCAGGCCGGACATAGTTTTCTGCACGGTTGGCATAGCCCCCGGCTGTTCACCCAAAACTGGAGTTGAAATAGCAAAACTCCTAAACCCCAAGGTTGCAATTCCCTACCATACTGCATCCAAAGGAGACCTAGAAAGGTTCGCTGAACTGCTTTCAAAAGAAGTGCCGACGGTTAAATGCCTCCTAATAGAAAAGGGGAAAACCTACAAGTATCCATGA
- a CDS encoding DEAD/DEAH box helicase → MKAKPKNAFDLLTKPVRRLVEQRGFSQPTEPQEKVIPKILEGKNVLLISPTATGKTEAAFLPVLSMLIQMPERPPGIKVLYITPLRALNRDLLERLQWWCNNLDIKLAVRHGDTETRERTRQARSPPDILITTPETLQAILPGWIMRQHLRAIRWVIVDEVHEMADSKRGSQLSLALERLRLIVGRDFQIIGLSATIGSPEKVAQFLVGNGREVDIVRVPAARDMKLQVMFPQPSSKDYELAQMLFTHPEVAARLRMIREFMERHQSVLLFTNTRAISEVLASRFKVWDIDFPVSIHHGSLAKTSRIAAEKGLKNGELKGLVCTSSLELGIDVGRIDLVVQYMSPRQVTRLIQRVGRSGHRIGRMAKGIIFTMDSDDTLEAMVIARRALKEELEPVEIPPKPYDALAHQIAGLLLKKRRLYFHEIYDVFKKAYPYADLTIGDIEKVLKYMHERFPRLAWVSFEDMVVLKPRRTKALFEYYFENLSMIPDEKQYLVVDETSDSAVGILDEAFMAEYGKPGTKFIIRGSPWKITHVYGEKVYVKPVDDPTGAIPSWIGEEIPVPFEVAREVGWIREVVEKRVKEGKTPEEIASEIAKEYPISTEDALRALRETIEQSKMGLPVPTGNRIIVEDWEDFVIVHAHFGSLTNRALAQLLGHVLSEQTGYTAAVQHDPYRIFIQTMGVITSEGIIELLHRLMKMPEELIKETLTRATVRTGLFKRRLIHVARRFGAIKKWVDFSSVSLKSLVKSFEGTAIYDEALKETFTKDLDVKHLIQVLHELKEGKIELVKLENKGKASPVARIGIERVSMKTDLIPPERMRLILIESAKARLLNEVRTLICINCWNYLEMIRIKDLPDNPKCPRCGSNALGILEEEEENLLSLMEKRGEKLTKSEKKLMEKAVETAKLVEKYGKPAAVALAGRKLRVSDVKEILREESKLSDRFFELVIEAERKALQRRFW, encoded by the coding sequence TTGAAGGCTAAGCCTAAAAACGCTTTTGATTTACTTACAAAACCTGTTCGTAGGCTGGTTGAGCAGAGAGGATTTTCTCAACCAACCGAACCTCAGGAAAAGGTTATCCCAAAAATTTTGGAAGGAAAAAATGTTCTTTTAATATCGCCAACTGCAACTGGAAAGACTGAAGCGGCTTTTCTACCGGTTCTCAGCATGCTTATTCAAATGCCTGAACGGCCGCCGGGAATAAAAGTTCTGTATATTACGCCTTTGAGGGCGTTAAATAGAGACTTGCTTGAACGTTTACAATGGTGGTGTAACAATCTTGACATCAAATTGGCTGTTAGGCATGGCGATACAGAGACAAGGGAAAGAACTAGACAGGCACGTAGTCCACCGGACATTCTGATTACCACGCCTGAAACTCTTCAAGCAATTCTTCCAGGCTGGATTATGCGGCAGCATCTACGGGCAATAAGATGGGTGATTGTAGATGAAGTTCATGAAATGGCCGATAGCAAACGTGGAAGCCAGCTCAGCCTAGCGCTTGAAAGACTTAGACTTATCGTCGGAAGGGATTTTCAGATAATCGGATTATCCGCAACCATTGGCTCTCCTGAGAAGGTCGCACAGTTTCTTGTTGGAAACGGCAGAGAAGTTGATATTGTAAGAGTTCCAGCTGCTCGTGACATGAAGTTGCAGGTTATGTTTCCTCAACCGTCAAGCAAAGACTACGAGTTAGCCCAGATGCTTTTCACCCATCCGGAAGTTGCAGCTAGGCTTAGGATGATAAGGGAGTTTATGGAGAGGCATCAGTCGGTTTTACTATTTACAAATACCCGTGCCATATCGGAGGTGTTGGCAAGCCGTTTTAAGGTTTGGGACATAGACTTTCCAGTTTCAATTCATCACGGCTCTTTGGCTAAGACCTCTAGGATTGCAGCTGAAAAGGGACTTAAAAACGGTGAGTTGAAGGGGCTAGTATGCACAAGCTCTTTAGAACTTGGAATAGACGTCGGTAGAATAGACCTTGTAGTTCAGTATATGAGCCCTAGGCAGGTTACTAGGCTTATTCAGCGGGTGGGCAGAAGCGGCCACAGAATTGGCAGGATGGCAAAGGGAATAATATTCACAATGGATTCCGACGACACTTTAGAAGCCATGGTTATTGCCAGAAGAGCCCTAAAAGAGGAGCTTGAACCAGTTGAAATTCCACCTAAACCTTACGACGCCCTAGCCCACCAAATCGCAGGCTTACTCCTTAAAAAGAGAAGATTATATTTCCATGAAATATACGATGTTTTCAAGAAAGCCTATCCCTATGCAGATTTAACCATAGGGGATATTGAAAAAGTCTTAAAGTACATGCATGAACGTTTCCCAAGACTAGCTTGGGTTTCATTCGAGGACATGGTTGTATTAAAGCCTCGGCGAACAAAGGCGCTTTTTGAATATTATTTTGAGAACCTTTCAATGATACCTGACGAAAAACAGTACTTAGTTGTCGACGAAACTTCCGATTCAGCCGTCGGCATACTTGACGAAGCATTCATGGCTGAGTACGGCAAGCCTGGAACAAAATTCATAATTAGAGGAAGCCCGTGGAAGATTACGCACGTTTATGGAGAAAAGGTTTACGTAAAACCTGTTGACGACCCGACAGGGGCTATTCCAAGCTGGATAGGAGAGGAAATTCCTGTTCCTTTTGAAGTTGCCCGTGAAGTGGGATGGATAAGGGAAGTAGTTGAAAAAAGGGTTAAAGAGGGGAAAACACCCGAAGAAATTGCTTCAGAAATAGCCAAAGAATATCCCATTTCAACTGAAGATGCATTAAGGGCATTGCGGGAAACAATTGAACAAAGCAAAATGGGTTTACCAGTTCCAACCGGAAATAGAATAATCGTCGAAGACTGGGAAGACTTTGTAATAGTCCATGCACATTTTGGCTCACTGACAAATAGAGCTTTAGCTCAACTGCTGGGACATGTTCTCTCAGAACAGACCGGCTACACTGCAGCTGTTCAGCACGACCCCTACAGAATTTTCATTCAAACAATGGGAGTTATAACCTCAGAGGGCATAATCGAACTTCTACACAGGCTAATGAAAATGCCGGAAGAACTAATTAAGGAAACTTTGACTAGGGCCACCGTGAGAACAGGACTCTTCAAACGTAGACTTATCCACGTTGCAAGAAGGTTTGGTGCCATAAAAAAGTGGGTTGACTTCAGCAGTGTAAGCCTAAAAAGCCTTGTAAAAAGCTTTGAGGGAACAGCCATCTACGACGAAGCTTTGAAAGAAACCTTCACAAAAGATCTAGATGTTAAACACTTAATTCAAGTGTTACATGAGCTTAAAGAAGGAAAAATCGAACTTGTTAAATTAGAAAACAAAGGTAAAGCATCACCCGTTGCCCGCATTGGCATAGAAAGAGTAAGCATGAAAACCGATTTAATACCTCCTGAAAGGATGCGCCTAATCCTCATAGAATCAGCTAAGGCTAGACTGCTGAATGAAGTTAGAACTTTAATCTGCATCAATTGTTGGAACTACTTGGAAATGATAAGAATTAAAGACTTACCCGACAACCCAAAATGTCCAAGATGCGGTTCAAACGCCTTAGGCATATTAGAAGAAGAGGAAGAAAACTTACTGTCCCTCATGGAGAAAAGGGGCGAAAAGCTTACAAAAAGCGAGAAAAAATTAATGGAAAAAGCCGTAGAAACCGCTAAATTAGTGGAGAAATATGGAAAACCAGCCGCAGTTGCCCTTGCAGGAAGAAAACTTAGAGTTTCAGATGTAAAAGAAATACTTAGAGAGGAAAGTAAGCTTTCAGACCGTTTCTTCGAGTTAGTAATCGAAGCTGAAAGGAAGGCTCTACAAAGGAGATTCTGGTAG
- a CDS encoding class I SAM-dependent methyltransferase, which translates to MLVLAELKPGEIFYDLGAGDGRTVIMAAQEFGARAVGIELREDLAKKALQTVYQLGLQDRVTILHSNLFDVDISPADVVFLYLTTSANEKVKPKLEAELKPGARVVSHDYEIVGWKPAKVEEFCENPELGYPSHTLYLYKRV; encoded by the coding sequence ATGCTTGTACTGGCAGAATTAAAACCTGGAGAAATTTTTTATGATTTAGGTGCAGGAGACGGCCGTACGGTAATAATGGCGGCTCAAGAGTTTGGCGCTAGAGCTGTAGGAATAGAGTTGAGAGAGGATTTAGCCAAAAAAGCCTTGCAAACCGTTTATCAACTTGGTTTACAGGATAGAGTTACCATTCTCCACAGCAACCTTTTTGATGTCGACATCAGCCCAGCAGACGTAGTATTTCTATATTTGACGACAAGTGCTAACGAAAAGGTAAAACCGAAGCTGGAAGCTGAACTTAAGCCAGGTGCAAGGGTTGTTTCCCACGATTACGAAATCGTCGGATGGAAACCAGCTAAAGTTGAAGAGTTCTGCGAAAACCCCGAGCTAGGCTATCCTTCGCACACCTTATACTTATATAAACGAGTCTAG
- a CDS encoding TATA-box-binding protein encodes MPKVKAVINIENVVASATMKQKVDLNAIVKSYPSVEYRPEQFPGLVFRLKRPKTATLIFNSGKMVCTGAKSEKEARRAVMKIIKELKKGGIIIISKPELKIQNIVASASLGGTIDLERAAFELGKTMYEPEQFPGLIYRMDEPKVVILLFASGKLVCTGAKREQDVYEAVNKLHEILEEKGLIYYE; translated from the coding sequence ATGCCAAAAGTTAAGGCCGTAATTAATATAGAAAATGTTGTAGCGTCGGCAACTATGAAACAGAAAGTTGACTTAAACGCCATTGTTAAAAGTTATCCAAGCGTAGAATACCGTCCAGAACAGTTTCCAGGCCTAGTCTTCAGGTTAAAGAGACCTAAAACAGCAACTTTAATCTTCAATTCTGGAAAAATGGTTTGTACAGGAGCCAAATCTGAGAAAGAAGCTAGAAGGGCAGTGATGAAGATAATTAAGGAACTTAAGAAGGGCGGAATAATAATTATTAGCAAACCGGAGCTAAAAATACAGAACATAGTTGCTTCAGCAAGTCTAGGTGGAACAATAGACCTAGAAAGGGCGGCTTTTGAACTTGGAAAAACAATGTATGAACCTGAACAGTTTCCAGGCTTAATTTATAGAATGGATGAACCAAAAGTAGTGATATTACTTTTCGCAAGCGGAAAACTTGTTTGCACAGGAGCCAAAAGGGAACAAGACGTTTATGAAGCAGTAAATAAGCTACATGAGATTTTAGAAGAGAAAGGCCTAATATACTACGAGTAA
- a CDS encoding orotate phosphoribosyltransferase, with the protein MTVEKEFETMKTEFCKILNRIGAIEFGIFKLTSGKTSPYYIDLRIVPSFPDAFRKVCDLYIKLIKKEIGSQNFERVAGIPTAGISFASVVAYHFKKPFFYVRKEAKLHGRQRRIEGILMPGDRVLLLDDLVTTGKSLVNAAKAIRAEGGVVKDAVVLLDREEGGVENLEKEGIKLHALMKASEAANKLCEIGAIDQEQFKTILKQIKRK; encoded by the coding sequence TTGACGGTTGAAAAAGAATTTGAAACGATGAAAACCGAGTTTTGCAAAATACTCAACAGAATAGGGGCAATAGAATTTGGAATCTTCAAGCTAACAAGCGGGAAAACAAGCCCATACTATATAGACCTAAGGATAGTTCCAAGCTTTCCGGACGCCTTCAGAAAAGTCTGCGACCTTTACATTAAACTGATTAAAAAGGAAATTGGAAGTCAAAACTTTGAGAGAGTAGCAGGGATACCCACGGCTGGAATAAGCTTTGCTTCAGTAGTGGCTTACCACTTCAAAAAACCCTTCTTCTACGTAAGGAAGGAAGCAAAACTTCACGGAAGACAAAGAAGAATAGAGGGAATATTGATGCCCGGCGACCGAGTATTGCTCCTAGACGACCTCGTCACAACTGGTAAGTCTCTGGTAAATGCAGCTAAAGCCATAAGGGCAGAGGGAGGAGTAGTAAAGGACGCTGTAGTTCTTTTGGACCGTGAAGAAGGTGGAGTAGAGAATTTGGAAAAGGAAGGAATAAAACTTCATGCATTGATGAAGGCAAGCGAAGCGGCAAACAAACTTTGCGAAATTGGAGCAATAGACCAGGAACAATTTAAAACTATTTTGAAGCAGATTAAAAGAAAGTAA
- a CDS encoding signal peptidase I, producing MEKIKELWKNEYFKTLIMILIVILAFLTFWFGSRAIFKTDSPYLAVSSGSMIPTLNIGDLIVIQGGLNGSEIKEGCYNPNNSSEGGDIIVFRKPGNPNELIVHRVVKKYYDEKSKKWFFITKGDNNPSEDPWNPVPEDNVLGKVIFKVPYLGSVALFMQSTAGKLLLAVIIVITILWMFLSPEEKQEEAHEEQDLNVNYL from the coding sequence TTGGAAAAAATAAAAGAACTTTGGAAGAACGAGTACTTTAAGACGTTAATTATGATTTTAATAGTTATTTTAGCGTTCCTCACATTTTGGTTTGGTTCAAGAGCCATTTTTAAGACCGACTCTCCATACTTAGCGGTTTCTTCGGGAAGCATGATTCCAACACTTAACATTGGTGATTTAATAGTTATTCAAGGAGGCCTCAACGGATCTGAGATTAAAGAAGGCTGTTATAATCCAAACAATTCATCTGAAGGCGGAGACATAATAGTTTTCCGTAAACCGGGAAATCCTAACGAACTCATCGTCCACAGAGTTGTGAAGAAATATTATGATGAAAAATCGAAGAAATGGTTTTTCATAACCAAGGGAGATAATAATCCATCTGAAGACCCGTGGAATCCAGTTCCAGAAGATAATGTTTTAGGTAAAGTTATTTTCAAAGTTCCTTACTTGGGAAGCGTTGCACTTTTCATGCAGTCAACAGCCGGGAAATTGCTCTTGGCAGTAATTATAGTGATTACCATTTTGTGGATGTTTCTATCCCCCGAAGAGAAGCAGGAAGAGGCTCATGAAGAACAAGATTTAAATGTTAACTATTTATAA
- a CDS encoding cation-translocating P-type ATPase yields the protein MAKAQTELQWHSLSEEEIFRKLNTSLKGLSQKEAEERLKKYGYNELTEKKGRTALQMFLSQFKDVFILLLIFAAIFSIGVGYFESLHDPSIGFLESYTDAITIIVIVIMCVIAGFVQEFRAEKALEALKKLAAPKARVIRDGKIVVIPAREVVPGDILALEAGDRVPADARIIEAIELRANEAVLTGESTPVNKQVTVVEPSAPLSERRNMVFSATHIVYGRGKAVVVATGMKTEFGKIAKMVQEAEEEKTPLEKKLDSFASKIAKIVIAVCTVIFALEAFEVVMQGHFEVNGFIQAFMSSIALAISAVPEGLPAIVTITLALGARELARRNAIIRKLAAAETLGAVTVICSDKTGTLTKGEMTVRRVYVDNKIYEVTGVGYEPKGEFIFRGEKIEPEKEEALIYLLKIGALCNNALIVKEKEKWEVIGDPTEAALIVAAEKAGLKYKTLEKNYPRIGEIPFTSERKCMTTIHLTPEKKKVALLKGAPEVVLEKCTYILDNGKIKKLTEKKKKEILKINEEMAKEALRILGMAYKELPKKTEKYSEEIEKDMIFIGLEGMMDPPREEAIEANKKCQKAGIKTVMITGDHKLTAVAIAKEIGVFKEGDIVLTGKELESLDEKEFEEIVEKVTVYARVSPEHKLKIVRALKAKGHIVAMTGDGVNDAPAVKTADIGVAMGITGTDVTKEASSLVLTDDNFATIVRAVEYGRVIYDNIRKYARFLIACNFDELLVIGTFAILGGIFGEEMFPLPLLPAMILWINLVTDGAPAVSLATDPPEEDVMERPPRKPEEGILHGMIAFIIASFLLQAAGTFLVFALEYYVWPAHGFGTEATLNEARTAAFVQAAMFELFVIWNCRSEKRSVWRLGRKNFSNKFFVVAVLASIALTLGICYIPITQRMFHIVPLTPIDLLYVVGVASWGLLVLPELFMNRKVWKWK from the coding sequence ATGGCAAAGGCTCAAACTGAACTGCAGTGGCATTCATTAAGCGAAGAGGAAATTTTTAGAAAGTTAAATACTAGTTTGAAGGGACTTAGTCAAAAAGAAGCTGAAGAAAGACTTAAAAAATACGGATATAACGAGTTGACCGAGAAAAAAGGAAGAACTGCACTGCAAATGTTTCTAAGTCAATTTAAGGACGTATTTATCCTCCTATTAATTTTTGCGGCCATATTCTCAATTGGAGTAGGATACTTCGAAAGTTTACATGACCCTTCAATAGGCTTTCTTGAATCCTACACGGACGCAATAACAATTATTGTTATAGTAATAATGTGTGTTATAGCCGGTTTCGTTCAGGAGTTTAGAGCTGAAAAAGCTTTAGAAGCTCTTAAAAAGTTAGCTGCACCGAAAGCTCGAGTTATTCGCGATGGGAAAATTGTTGTTATCCCGGCAAGAGAGGTTGTTCCAGGCGATATTTTAGCCCTAGAGGCTGGAGACAGAGTCCCAGCAGACGCTAGAATAATTGAAGCTATAGAACTCAGAGCAAACGAGGCGGTATTAACCGGAGAGTCAACACCGGTAAATAAGCAAGTTACAGTGGTTGAGCCTTCTGCACCCCTTAGTGAAAGAAGAAACATGGTTTTTTCGGCTACCCACATAGTTTATGGAAGAGGAAAAGCCGTTGTTGTAGCAACCGGTATGAAAACTGAATTTGGAAAAATAGCCAAAATGGTTCAAGAAGCAGAAGAGGAAAAAACTCCTCTTGAAAAAAAACTTGACAGCTTTGCAAGCAAGATAGCCAAGATTGTAATTGCAGTGTGCACAGTAATTTTCGCATTAGAAGCTTTTGAAGTGGTCATGCAAGGCCACTTTGAAGTAAACGGCTTTATACAGGCTTTTATGTCCTCGATAGCCCTAGCTATTTCAGCCGTCCCAGAAGGATTACCCGCAATAGTTACAATAACCCTAGCTTTGGGCGCAAGAGAACTTGCAAGAAGAAACGCCATAATTAGGAAATTAGCTGCAGCCGAAACTCTAGGCGCAGTCACTGTTATATGTTCAGACAAAACTGGAACCTTAACGAAGGGAGAAATGACTGTTCGCCGAGTCTACGTTGATAACAAAATCTACGAAGTCACAGGAGTAGGCTATGAACCCAAAGGCGAATTCATATTTAGAGGAGAAAAAATAGAACCAGAAAAAGAAGAAGCCCTAATTTATCTCCTAAAAATTGGAGCCTTATGTAACAATGCGTTAATCGTCAAAGAAAAAGAAAAATGGGAAGTCATCGGCGACCCAACGGAGGCAGCATTAATCGTAGCAGCAGAAAAAGCTGGATTAAAATACAAAACCCTAGAAAAGAACTATCCAAGAATAGGAGAAATACCATTCACATCTGAAAGAAAATGCATGACAACCATACACCTAACACCTGAAAAGAAGAAAGTAGCCCTCCTTAAAGGCGCCCCAGAAGTTGTTCTCGAAAAATGCACATACATACTAGACAACGGGAAAATAAAGAAACTAACCGAAAAGAAAAAGAAAGAAATTCTAAAAATAAACGAAGAAATGGCAAAAGAAGCACTAAGAATTTTAGGGATGGCCTATAAAGAACTTCCGAAAAAAACTGAGAAATACAGCGAAGAAATTGAGAAAGACATGATTTTCATCGGATTAGAGGGAATGATGGATCCTCCAAGGGAAGAGGCAATAGAAGCCAACAAGAAATGTCAAAAAGCCGGAATAAAAACTGTAATGATAACTGGAGACCATAAACTAACCGCTGTGGCAATTGCAAAGGAAATTGGAGTATTCAAAGAGGGAGACATAGTTTTAACCGGAAAGGAACTTGAAAGCCTAGACGAAAAAGAATTTGAGGAAATAGTTGAAAAAGTAACAGTTTACGCCAGAGTTTCCCCCGAGCACAAGCTAAAAATTGTTAGGGCGCTGAAGGCGAAGGGCCACATAGTCGCCATGACAGGCGATGGGGTCAACGATGCCCCGGCAGTTAAAACGGCAGACATAGGAGTTGCTATGGGAATTACAGGAACCGACGTAACAAAGGAAGCATCCAGCCTTGTTCTGACGGATGACAACTTTGCAACCATAGTGCGGGCAGTTGAGTACGGAAGAGTAATTTACGATAATATACGGAAGTATGCAAGATTCCTAATCGCATGCAACTTCGACGAACTCCTTGTAATAGGGACATTTGCCATATTAGGCGGAATATTCGGGGAAGAAATGTTCCCGCTTCCACTCTTGCCAGCCATGATTCTCTGGATAAACCTAGTAACCGACGGGGCGCCCGCAGTTTCCTTAGCTACAGACCCGCCTGAAGAAGACGTTATGGAAAGACCGCCAAGAAAACCTGAAGAAGGTATACTTCACGGCATGATAGCCTTCATAATAGCGTCCTTCCTACTTCAAGCAGCCGGAACATTCTTGGTTTTCGCATTAGAATATTACGTTTGGCCAGCCCACGGATTTGGAACAGAAGCAACATTAAACGAGGCAAGAACAGCTGCTTTTGTTCAAGCAGCAATGTTTGAACTTTTCGTCATTTGGAACTGCCGCTCAGAAAAACGAAGCGTCTGGAGGCTTGGACGCAAAAACTTCTCTAACAAATTCTTTGTAGTGGCAGTGCTGGCTTCAATAGCCCTAACGCTTGGAATATGCTACATTCCAATTACACAAAGAATGTTCCACATAGTTCCGCTAACACCCATCGACCTACTCTACGTTGTCGGCGTTGCAAGCTGGGGACTATTGGTCCTGCCAGAACTATTCATGAATAGAAAAGTATGGAAATGGAAATAG
- a CDS encoding acyl-CoA thioesterase, whose product MPTFKTTFRVSWVDTDAAQIVHFSNYFRYFERAEEEFYRSLGFSFESLSRESSIILPRVEAHCNYRNPLKFNDLVEIELSIKEIREKAVKYLFKVYNKTEEKLAAEGHLVVVAVDKNSMKATKIPEEIVKRLMPYMET is encoded by the coding sequence ATGCCAACCTTTAAAACAACGTTCAGAGTAAGCTGGGTAGACACGGACGCCGCCCAAATAGTGCATTTTTCCAACTATTTCAGATACTTCGAAAGGGCGGAGGAAGAATTCTACAGAAGTCTAGGATTCAGTTTTGAAAGCCTTTCCCGGGAAAGCTCAATAATACTTCCAAGAGTTGAAGCCCACTGCAACTATAGAAATCCGCTTAAATTCAACGACTTAGTTGAAATAGAACTTTCAATTAAGGAAATTAGGGAAAAAGCCGTCAAATACTTGTTTAAAGTCTACAATAAGACTGAAGAGAAGCTGGCCGCAGAAGGACACTTAGTAGTAGTCGCTGTAGATAAGAATTCTATGAAAGCCACAAAAATTCCCGAAGAGATAGTTAAAAGATTAATGCCTTATATGGAAACGTGA
- a CDS encoding YkgJ family cysteine cluster protein, whose product MRPVPWTYVNSWRCIACGICCKEYDVALRFNEWLNIVKTYGVEVTVPGLNKMFLKRRSDGSCVFLRKVGNFWICSLQNSLKPQACKLWPFKIYTYPRYGQERQAIFKYNGKKFYIYIDPNCIGIRWGKPSQSLIEKTIPEFIQIALGYNQIQRYSTANVSNLIIQQLTKPKTIPFQIVRFG is encoded by the coding sequence ATGCGGCCGGTTCCATGGACTTACGTCAACAGTTGGCGGTGCATTGCTTGCGGAATATGCTGCAAAGAATATGACGTAGCCCTAAGATTCAACGAATGGCTAAACATAGTCAAAACCTACGGTGTTGAAGTTACAGTCCCAGGATTAAACAAAATGTTTCTTAAACGTAGAAGCGACGGCTCATGCGTGTTCTTACGTAAAGTGGGCAACTTCTGGATTTGCAGTTTACAAAACAGCTTAAAACCTCAAGCATGCAAACTGTGGCCATTCAAAATTTACACATATCCAAGATACGGCCAAGAAAGACAGGCAATCTTCAAATATAACGGCAAAAAATTCTACATTTACATAGACCCAAACTGCATCGGAATACGCTGGGGAAAACCTTCACAAAGCTTAATTGAAAAGACAATCCCAGAATTCATCCAAATAGCTCTCGGATATAATCAAATTCAACGCTATAGCACAGCCAACGTAAGCAATTTAATAATCCAACAACTAACCAAACCAAAAACTATTCCATTTCAAATAGTCAGATTCGGCTAA
- a CDS encoding chromatin protein Cren7, with the protein MPKKRISRENRCPNCGTVVNEPYKTWELVAPFPDKKMRITVTIFGMYECPNCGKKFRAVVAKAKMGTEGIEL; encoded by the coding sequence ATGCCGAAGAAACGAATAAGTAGAGAGAATAGATGCCCAAACTGCGGAACAGTAGTTAATGAACCCTATAAAACGTGGGAGCTAGTAGCCCCCTTCCCCGACAAGAAAATGAGAATCACAGTAACTATATTTGGAATGTACGAATGCCCAAACTGCGGAAAAAAGTTCAGGGCAGTTGTCGCAAAAGCTAAGATGGGCACCGAAGGAATAGAGCTATAA